GACTGTGGCAGTCGCTTAAGGCTGGAAAATGAGCCGTGCCGTTTGAGCCTGTTTCAGACGGCATCTAGAGAATAAGCCGGACAACGGCAGTAAAGGAGAGAAAAATGAACGCAATCCGAACTTTCCAAAACCACACTCCCGAAATTCACGAAACCTGCATGATAGACGAAGCGTGCGTCGTCATCGGCGAAGTGTCGCTTGCCGAAGACGTTTCCGTGTGGCCGTGCGCCGTGTTGCGCGGCGATGTGAACAGCATTGTCGTCGGTGCGCGCAGCAATATACAGGACGGCAGCGTTTTGCATGTTTCCCACAAAACTGCTGCCAAACCCGAAGGATCGCCGCTGGTTATCGGAGAAGATGTAACCGTCGGACACAAAGCCATGCTGCACGGCTGCCGTATCGGCAACCGCGTCTTGGTCGGTATGGGCAGCACCGTTTTGGATGATGCCGTGATTGAGGACGAAGTGATGATCGGCGCGGGCAGCCTCGTGCCTCCGCGCAAACGTTTGGAGGGCGGCTATCTTTATGTCGGTTCGCCGGTCAGACAAGTGCGCGTGTTGACCGATGATGAAAAAGCCTTTTTGAAGTATTCCGCCGCGCATTATGTAAGGCTGTCGCAACAATACCGACAAGCGGAATAAGATTTTGGGTTGAATAAACATGCCGTCTGAAATTTTGGGTTTCAGACGGCATGTTTGTTTTTTGTTACCTTACAGCTTCACCGAATGCTCGCGCGTTTCGTGGAACACGATGTCCGCCGGCGTTCTTGCGTCAGATTCAGGTTGACGCGGTTAGGCGCGAGGTAGGCGAGGCCGTCCTGTATATTGCTGCGCGCGCCGACGGTAATGCTGTTCACGTCGCCGCGCAACACGGCACACGGCCACACGGAAATATCTTCGGCAAGCGACACTTTGCCGATGACGACGTAGGCTTCGTCTATCATACAGGTTTCGTGGATTTCGGGCGTGCGGTTTTGGAAAGTTCGGATTGCGTTCATTTTTCCTTCTTCGGTAAGGTATATTGTAAGGCGGCGGCAGCTTTTGCACAAATTGGCAGCAGCTTTTGCACCGCCGCAGCGTAGAAAATTGTATAAGCTTTTGCCCAAATTTATCCCCGTTTAATGGTCTATTAAACGGGGATTATTTTATGCCTTTAAAAGTAGTATACCGCCCGCTGTCAGAACTTATAAATCAGGTGGTCGTCGTAGCTTGAATTGCGGTTGATGGTGCTGCTCACTATCAGGGTTTGGCTGCCTGCCTTTTTAAAGCGGGCACGATGGCGGCAAGGTCGTTGGGCGACCAGCGCCAGCCGTCGGGCAGCCCCAATGCGGCGGCGCACCACTCGGAGCAGAACCAGCGGCGGCGGTTTTGCGGCAGCCCGAAGGCAATACCCAATGCGCCCCTCAGGTCGTAGCCTTGGCCTCGGGTTTCCGCCCATACCCTTTGCAGACGTTCGTGTGCTTCGGAGGTTGACTCCATTTGGATCAAGTCCCACTTGGCCGCAGGCAGCGGCATGGTTTTCACGCGCACGCCGCCGTCCCGGATGGAGGCGGAATAGCATTGATACGCTGCCTGTTCGCCATTGTTTTTTTCTGTCAGCCTCACTGCAATCTCGCAGTGGCTGTATTGTCCTCGTGTGAGGGCACGGGTCAGCCAGTCGGTCGCCCTTGCACACCATACGCGCCAGCCGGAGCCATCACGACGGCCTTTGTACAAGGCTAGATAAATTTTCCGCTCGCTCATCTGTTGGTCTCCCCGTCTTCAATTTGCTCATAGTTGGCCGTCCAGCCGCCGCTGTAGTCATATTCCAGAGGATTTTCGGCTTTGAGCATGGCCGCTTTGTGTTTTTCGGCATTGGCAAAGTCGGCTTGTTCGTTATCGTGCATAGTCTGCATGATTTCGCGCAGCAGATCGGGAGTTAGCTGTAAAAAGCTGTTATCCATCGTCTTCCAGTTGATGGGCTTTTTAAAACCGCCCGTTACACTTTCCAGCGCCAGCGCCAAATATTGCAGGCGCGTGGCGTCGTCGGTCTGAAACCACTTGCCGACCGATTTGGCGTACACCCCGTGCCGCAGGTTGTCGTAACGCTTGGCCTTGATGCGCTCCCACATCTCATCCTGCTGTTCGGCTTTGAGCCGGGCGGCAACGTCCGGAGGCAATACCCAAGCCTTCGCTTTGGCATCCCACGTCTGATATTCGTTCTCTCGCGGCAGCAGGGTCAGCTCGGCGGGCAGCTCGCCCACCTGTTCAACCTGCACCTTCGCACCGTCGTCGGTGCGGTAGGCGGTTTTGCCGCGATGGTCGGGCAGGTATTGCCATTCGGCCCTTTCGGGTAGCCAGCGGGCGGCGAAGCCTGCGCGGGTTTCGGGCGGCTGGGTGTCCACGCAGCCGGCCGGCAATAGGTAGCCGCCGTCTGCGGCCAGCGGGTCGAGGTTGGCCACGGTTTGGTGCAGGTAGAGGTTGTCGGCATCCAACTGGCAGACGGGCTTGGTTGGCGGGTATTGGTTTTCGCTCATGATTTATCCTTTCAGACGGCCTTAAATTTTGATACAAGCCAACAATGCGATGTTGCGCGGGCGGTTTTCGTTGGCCGTGGGGACGACGCGGGATGCGTCGAATGTGATGGCGCGCGGAATATTGTCATTTCCGCTGTTGCTTTCGGCTGTCCACTGTTTCCATGATTTTTCCACGCCAAACGCGCCCGTCGTCTCGATGTAGTCGAACAGTTGCAGTGCGCCGTTTTGGCCGCTGTCTAATTTGCCCGTGATATTACGAATGGCGTCGCTTTGCCCGCTGCCCAGTGCCCGCCTGCTGTCGATGCCGCGGCCGTCGTCCCAGCCGCGTATAAATTCACCGCGCAGGTCGGGCAGATTGAAGGTGGTGCGGCCGTCACCTGTGCCGTAGGTGGTACCGATGGCGGCAAATAGGGCCGCATAGGCGGTGCGGGAAACGGCTGCGCCGTTGGCCTTGAGCCAGCCGGTTGGGGCGGTCTGCCCGGCGAAGTACATCACGGCGCCGCTGGGTATCATGCCGGCGAGGTCGTCCGCATTGAGCAGGCGTTTGCCGTCATAGCGTAGTTCGCCGTCGTTACGCATGGACAGGTATTTTCCGCTGCGCTTGTTGTAAAAATAAGCGTTTACGTTGTTTGCGCCGATTTGCAGGTATTGGTTGGCATTAAAGTCGCCCACGCTGTCGGCCACAATCGCGCCTTTTTTCAGGGTGGCGAGGCCGGTAAAGGTTTTGTCGCCGCCTATTTCTTGGTTGCCGGTGGTAACTACAGCCAGCTTATTCAGTGCTGCCAGTAATTGATTGGGCTGCGACTTATCCGGCTGGATACCGGCCGCAATCAGCACGGCCAGCAGCTCGGATTGCACTTGGTTGAGCCACCACGCGGGCAGGATGGTGCCCAATTCGGACACGCCGTCGCCGTCGTGGAAGGTCTTATCGGGGGTTTCGATGGGGTGCATAAATCGTCCTTTAGCGGTAAGTAAATCGGATGGCGGTGTGGGCGGGCTTGAGGCGGTTGAACAGGCTCTCGATCACGGCATCGCTGTATTGGCTCAAGCGGCTGCCCGCCGTACCGCTGCCTGCCCGAAAGCGCCACACGGTTTGCGATTGGGCGGCCACGTCCACCCACCACACCCACATAATGTCTTCGCGGGCGAGACGGTCGCCGGCGCGGTTTACACCGGCGCGGAAGGGCTGCGGCTCACTGATGGTAATGGTGTAGCCGGCTGCGGCAGCCAGCCGGATGAAATACGGGATGCTCAGGCCGCCGGTTTCATTGAGTTTTGCCAGCACATCGGCCACGCGGCGGGCGTAGTTGCCGGGCTGCGGCGGATTGATGCCGAGCAGCCGCTCCCAGCGCGTGATGTCGCCGCCGGCAGTGGGGGCGTAGGCGGCAGCCAGCACCTGTGCCGACTGCGTTTGCACGCCGTCGAATATGGCGGCTTCCGCCTGCCGCTCGGCGGCCTGCCGGGTGGCACGTACGTCGTAGCTGACGGGCGGATAGTAGAGTGGGAGTAAATCAGCGTAAGTCATAACAGGGTCATCTCAAACGTGCCCAAGGCGAGCCATTGAATGTGCGGGGTGATGGCGGCGTTTTGGTTGGCGGACGGACTGTCGAGCACGCGGTCGCGCACGCCCGGGGTATCGCTAATCAGTGCCTCGATATGGCTTTTATAGACGGTGTCGCCCGGCTTGATGGTCGCGAAATAGGCTGACAAGGCGCGCTCGGCAGCATCCTTGACCGCAGGCAGGGTGTAGCCGTCGGCCAGCGATACGCGCACTGATACATTGAGCGGCACGCGTTGCGGCGCCATCACCTGCACGTTTTTGGCGGTAACCGGGCGGCGTTCGTCGATATACTGCTGCACGGCCCGCACCACATCGGGTGACGGCAGGCCGGAAGCGGTGAGGATGGCCACGTCTACCGTGCCCAAACCGCGACGCAGCGGATACACAAATGCCGCCTCTACCCCCGGTACGTCCATTGCCCAGCGGTAATAGTCGTAGGCATTGCCGCCGGCGGGTGGTTGGCGTAAACACGACAGCAGCCTGTCTAACAGCGCGGCATCGCTCTCGATATCGGTGCCGCCCACCATGCTGGTAAGCACGGCATCTACCTCAATGCCGGCAGGCGGGCTTTGCAGCTTGGCCGGGGTGTTGTCCGGCTGATTACCGGTGGCACCAGCGCTCAGGCAGTGGCAGGCAATCAATACCTGACCGCTACCGTCGGTTTGACCCGGTGCACCGGTTTGATAGGCAATGTCGCCCACTTGGGCCACCAGCCCGGCAGGCAGAACGGTATTGGGCGCGCCGCTGATGCGGATGCTGCCCGCCGCTGCGGCAGCCGCTTTGCGCCAAATGCGGTACATGGCGCAATGGTGCTCCAAATAGGCGGTGTCCGCCGTATCGGCAAATACCTGCCGCAAAATCCACTCTTGATGCTGGTATTGCCCCTCGGCCAGTGCGGCCAAAGCGGTGGCGCGGGCGTAATTGTCGCTGCCGGGGTGGGTGTGGGCGGCAGGCTGTTGGTTGCTCAAATCGCGCAGGTAGTCGCTGCGCAGTTGCTCAAAGTTTTTGGTTTTCATGCCAGCCGCACCTCGTGGATTAAATTCAAACTCCGGCCGCTTGCATCCACCGCCGCAATATCCAGCTGCAGCCAGCCGCGCCGTGCCAAAGAGGTAGCCACATTGATGCGGCGGGCGCGGCGGGCATCCAAAATAGGTTGCAAGGCCTGCTCGGCATACTGCTTGGCCAGCACCGCCATGCGCGGCAGGTCTTTCATGCGGCGCAATTCGTGCAGGCGGCTGCCCAGCGCGGGCTCTGCCCAGTAGCTGCCCAGCGGGGTAACCAGCCGCACATAGACTTCGTTTTCGATACCTTGAGCGGATTGGTTTAATAAGTAGTCGCCGGTGGCGGGATTAAGTAAAGCGTCCATACCAGAATTTTCGGATATGAACGCCCCTTCTTTGAGTGAATTGATGTCAGACAAATATAGAAAGCCGCCTAAAAACCCAATAAGGATTCTTAGACGACCTTTAAAAGCAGTTTAAATGACTTCACCGGTTTCCGAACCGTTGGTCTCAGTATGTTTGTGATTACTGCCGACATCTTTACCGTTGTTGGTTAATGCGCCGGTAGTATTCAAATTGCCGACCATATCCACATTGCCGATAAATGTCGTACCGCTACCGCCTTGCACGGCCATACCTCCATTGCCGTTGATTTGGCCTTGCGCGGTTAATACCGCAGAACATTCAACTTTTTCCGAAGTAATATTTACGCCGCCAGGTGCTTTAATATTTAATTTATCGCAGTCAATCTCAATGACGCGCCCCTTTTTTAACACCATCTTGGCACCGTCAGCGTTATAAACCGCTGTTTCGCCATCAGACAAACCGGTAATGCGGTACGCGCCGTTTGTCGTGGTAACGATAATACCGTGGCTGGTTTTGCCGCCCAAGGGTACGACGACGCAATCGCTGCCTGCGGGCGGATTGCTGGTAAAGCCGAAGTTTTCGGCGTGTTCCAAGTCTTGCACGGTTTCGCCGTCCAAGCCTTCGACTTGGATTTTCTGCACACCGCCCGCTGCTTTGACGCGGGCAACCTTTCCGCGAAAGCCCTGCCGGACAGTGTTAAACGCCTGTTTGATACGCTTATCTATGGTTTTAATATCCATTTAAATAACCTGCAATTCCTGTTTTGGCTTTTTAGCTTGACGGCGTTTCTTCGGCTTGACCGGTGCTTGACCGTTGGCTTTGCGGCTTTCAGACGGCATTTTGGTTTTGCCCGATTTCTTCGGCGGGTCGGCATCCAATACCCACGCGCCGTCTTCTTTAAGCGTTAATACAGTTTCCGTGCCTTGGCCTCTGCCTCCGACAAAGGTACGCGCCATAAGGAAATACACTGAGTCGATGCCGTCCGGTTCGCTCAATACGTTGATTCTCTGACCCGGTTGCCACAACGTACCGTCATCGGTTCGGTGCCCCTGTACCACTGCCGTGATGGTCAAGCCTTCCAAGCGGCTGTCTGCCAAGCGTTTCTTTGCTTTACGTTCCGCTTGAGCCTGACTGTCGATGTCCGGCTCGGTAACGATTAGGGGGCGGTGCAGTTTGACGGATTCGTCTTTGGCGGTGGCTTTGATGTTGTGTTTGCCGCTGTGGCTTTGCGCCAACACGGTAACTTCGCTGTACCGTGCCGCCATATCGCGGTTTACTTCCAGACGCTTGATATTGTTATTGTCGCCACTGACCCGTAAGACCAGCTCGGCAACAGG
Above is a window of Neisseria sp. Marseille-Q6792 DNA encoding:
- a CDS encoding gamma carbonic anhydrase family protein, which gives rise to MNAIRTFQNHTPEIHETCMIDEACVVIGEVSLAEDVSVWPCAVLRGDVNSIVVGARSNIQDGSVLHVSHKTAAKPEGSPLVIGEDVTVGHKAMLHGCRIGNRVLVGMGSTVLDDAVIEDEVMIGAGSLVPPRKRLEGGYLYVGSPVRQVRVLTDDEKAFLKYSAAHYVRLSQQYRQAE
- a CDS encoding DUF4376 domain-containing protein, with translation MSENQYPPTKPVCQLDADNLYLHQTVANLDPLAADGGYLLPAGCVDTQPPETRAGFAARWLPERAEWQYLPDHRGKTAYRTDDGAKVQVEQVGELPAELTLLPRENEYQTWDAKAKAWVLPPDVAARLKAEQQDEMWERIKAKRYDNLRHGVYAKSVGKWFQTDDATRLQYLALALESVTGGFKKPINWKTMDNSFLQLTPDLLREIMQTMHDNEQADFANAEKHKAAMLKAENPLEYDYSGGWTANYEQIEDGETNR
- a CDS encoding phage GP46 family protein: MDALLNPATGDYLLNQSAQGIENEVYVRLVTPLGSYWAEPALGSRLHELRRMKDLPRMAVLAKQYAEQALQPILDARRARRINVATSLARRGWLQLDIAAVDASGRSLNLIHEVRLA
- a CDS encoding phage baseplate assembly protein, with the translated sequence MPTPNNTVTLMINGKTHGQWTNYDIVSDLLTPADDFSVTLGRPVDAVPTAVKEGDKVKVRVGGDTVLSGHIDRVHTTTEKGNKTLTIQGRDDAGILLDCSAPLFNAQDMDLNQIIEKIVKPLGLSKIRIDAAKTNKTHKVQIEPGSRAWDALTQYAEANGVWPWMEPDGTLVVGGPDYTTAPVAELVLRVSGDNNNIKRLEVNRDMAARYSEVTVLAQSHSGKHNIKATAKDESVKLHRPLIVTEPDIDSQAQAERKAKKRLADSRLEGLTITAVVQGHRTDDGTLWQPGQRINVLSEPDGIDSVYFLMARTFVGGRGQGTETVLTLKEDGAWVLDADPPKKSGKTKMPSESRKANGQAPVKPKKRRQAKKPKQELQVI
- a CDS encoding putative phage tail protein, with translation MTYADLLPLYYPPVSYDVRATRQAAERQAEAAIFDGVQTQSAQVLAAAYAPTAGGDITRWERLLGINPPQPGNYARRVADVLAKLNETGGLSIPYFIRLAAAAGYTITISEPQPFRAGVNRAGDRLAREDIMWVWWVDVAAQSQTVWRFRAGSGTAGSRLSQYSDAVIESLFNRLKPAHTAIRFTYR
- a CDS encoding phage baseplate assembly protein V, giving the protein MDIKTIDKRIKQAFNTVRQGFRGKVARVKAAGGVQKIQVEGLDGETVQDLEHAENFGFTSNPPAGSDCVVVPLGGKTSHGIIVTTTNGAYRITGLSDGETAVYNADGAKMVLKKGRVIEIDCDKLNIKAPGGVNITSEKVECSAVLTAQGQINGNGGMAVQGGSGTTFIGNVDMVGNLNTTGALTNNGKDVGSNHKHTETNGSETGEVI
- a CDS encoding phage tail protein — encoded protein: MRNDGELRYDGKRLLNADDLAGMIPSGAVMYFAGQTAPTGWLKANGAAVSRTAYAALFAAIGTTYGTGDGRTTFNLPDLRGEFIRGWDDGRGIDSRRALGSGQSDAIRNITGKLDSGQNGALQLFDYIETTGAFGVEKSWKQWTAESNSGNDNIPRAITFDASRVVPTANENRPRNIALLACIKI
- a CDS encoding baseplate J/gp47 family protein, which codes for MKTKNFEQLRSDYLRDLSNQQPAAHTHPGSDNYARATALAALAEGQYQHQEWILRQVFADTADTAYLEHHCAMYRIWRKAAAAAAGSIRISGAPNTVLPAGLVAQVGDIAYQTGAPGQTDGSGQVLIACHCLSAGATGNQPDNTPAKLQSPPAGIEVDAVLTSMVGGTDIESDAALLDRLLSCLRQPPAGGNAYDYYRWAMDVPGVEAAFVYPLRRGLGTVDVAILTASGLPSPDVVRAVQQYIDERRPVTAKNVQVMAPQRVPLNVSVRVSLADGYTLPAVKDAAERALSAYFATIKPGDTVYKSHIEALISDTPGVRDRVLDSPSANQNAAITPHIQWLALGTFEMTLL